Proteins encoded within one genomic window of Lysinibacillus sphaericus:
- a CDS encoding DUF4179 domain-containing protein: protein MKKPPIDVPKEQLQQIRMDVLRKVQREKRTKKRMASVAIVFLCCLSLLLSIRVSPTVASYVAKIPGLDAIVSAVVRDKGIKDIVEHKYYEEINKTQTKDGLSLTLQGVIADQSGFVLYYDADASFELNLEEVQLFQGDDEIKCGCSFTMGGGNQAFISSSVEYSFSEPMAYTSRDFTAVFRFKDKNQGEIEMTIPFSLQNEIAEEKVFIANRTVEVEGQKFTITKIRRTPLKLALDIEVDKANTMQILALDDIAVVTESGERRESIRSSHSMNGDIRDGKYTLYLQSNYFDNPQSLTVLIGAVQAVPKGEDFIEVDFGRQEVLSKPDFLDWDISVEQQSLKTAAKNWDGRIRHIFYRSGLKADGTTLAYKGGTFSDDDEYLYSTESFDQYNGKAKIFFNYYYNPIGEDIEVKIPLQ, encoded by the coding sequence ATGAAAAAACCACCAATTGATGTGCCAAAGGAGCAACTTCAACAAATTCGAATGGATGTATTGCGCAAAGTACAGCGAGAAAAAAGAACAAAGAAGCGTATGGCTTCTGTAGCAATCGTATTTTTGTGTTGCTTAAGTCTATTACTTTCTATTCGCGTTTCGCCAACTGTTGCTAGCTATGTTGCAAAAATACCTGGCCTGGACGCCATTGTATCAGCGGTAGTAAGAGATAAAGGGATAAAAGATATTGTGGAGCATAAATATTATGAAGAAATTAATAAGACGCAGACGAAAGATGGTCTATCTCTTACATTACAAGGCGTGATAGCAGATCAGTCAGGTTTTGTCCTTTACTATGATGCGGATGCTTCATTTGAATTAAATCTGGAGGAAGTCCAATTGTTCCAAGGAGACGATGAAATTAAATGTGGTTGTTCATTTACGATGGGTGGTGGAAATCAAGCATTTATTTCATCTTCAGTGGAATATAGTTTTTCTGAGCCAATGGCCTATACTTCACGGGACTTTACAGCCGTATTTCGTTTTAAAGATAAGAATCAAGGGGAAATTGAAATGACGATACCGTTTTCCTTACAAAACGAAATCGCGGAGGAAAAAGTTTTTATTGCTAATCGTACTGTTGAAGTCGAAGGTCAAAAGTTTACTATTACAAAAATTCGCCGTACCCCACTAAAATTGGCACTTGACATTGAAGTAGACAAAGCAAATACAATGCAAATATTAGCACTTGATGATATTGCAGTCGTAACGGAAAGTGGTGAGCGTAGAGAAAGCATTCGTAGTAGTCATTCAATGAACGGAGATATTCGGGACGGCAAATATACGCTCTATTTGCAAAGTAATTATTTTGATAATCCACAGTCATTAACGGTGTTGATAGGCGCTGTTCAAGCTGTTCCAAAGGGGGAGGACTTTATCGAAGTTGATTTTGGTAGACAAGAAGTACTCTCAAAACCTGATTTTTTAGATTGGGATATTTCTGTAGAGCAACAAAGTTTAAAAACGGCTGCAAAAAATTGGGATGGTCGTATACGACATATATTTTATAGAAGTGGTTTAAAAGCAGATGGCACGACATTAGCATATAAAGGCGGCACATTTTCAGATGATGATGAGTATCTCTATTCAACAGAGTCCTTTGATCAATATAATGGTAAAGCTAAAATATTTTTCAACTATTACTATAACCCGATTGGGGAAGATATTGAAGTAAAGATTCCATTGCAATAA
- a CDS encoding sigma-70 family RNA polymerase sigma factor — protein MEFEITKRAIRGDHQAILSLIEVDEEILYRMAFTYMKNEQDALDVMQELVYKALKKMHTVQQPEYARTWLVRVLINCCKDHLRKRQQTVQIEEYHVFEWAIYSDIERLLAQLTLSEQQIVYMKYFQQLKNKEIAELNQIPEGTVKSKLHHILKKLRNFAREKEDWL, from the coding sequence ATGGAATTCGAAATAACAAAGCGTGCCATACGTGGAGATCATCAAGCGATACTTTCTCTTATTGAAGTGGACGAAGAAATTTTATATCGCATGGCCTTTACATATATGAAAAATGAGCAAGACGCTTTAGACGTGATGCAAGAGCTAGTTTATAAGGCGCTTAAAAAAATGCATACCGTTCAACAACCCGAATATGCCAGAACATGGCTCGTGCGCGTCTTAATCAATTGCTGTAAAGACCATTTGCGAAAACGTCAACAAACCGTTCAGATCGAAGAATATCATGTATTTGAATGGGCCATTTACTCAGATATTGAGAGATTATTAGCACAATTAACCTTGTCAGAGCAACAAATCGTCTATATGAAATATTTTCAACAGCTTAAAAACAAGGAAATTGCCGAGCTCAATCAAATTCCAGAAGGTACTGTAAAGTCTAAACTTCATCACATTCTAAAGAAGCTTAGAAACTTCGCAAGAGAAAAGGAGGACTGGCTATGA
- a CDS encoding zinc-dependent alcohol dehydrogenase family protein: MDAKYIHFNEFGSPKEVLKLEYKTIEPPKDNEVLVRMLVRPINPSDLIPIRGSYAHRIALPNIPGYEGVGIVENVGSSVSKNLIGKRVLPLRGEGTWQEFVKTSAEFSVPVPDLIDDFTAAQMYINPVTAWVVCTEVLKLKANDVLLVNACGSAIGHIFAQFSKIIGFRLIGVTRNNKHTEKLLHLGASDVIDTSRSGLYETVMELTNGIGANAAIDSIGGSDGNELATCVHPYGHFLTIGLLSGIQVNWAHIVNGAQLNANMFHLRNWNKNVSVSKWQETFTHVTRLINDKKLRLMQADSTYDLSDLTKAIDAVEATKKTNGKVFLTSY, encoded by the coding sequence ATGGATGCGAAATATATTCATTTCAATGAATTTGGTAGCCCTAAAGAGGTATTAAAACTCGAGTATAAAACGATTGAACCACCTAAGGATAATGAAGTGCTCGTAAGAATGCTAGTAAGACCAATTAATCCCTCTGATTTAATTCCTATTAGAGGATCGTATGCTCATCGTATAGCATTGCCCAACATTCCAGGTTATGAAGGAGTTGGAATTGTTGAGAATGTAGGTTCTTCTGTTTCGAAGAATCTTATTGGTAAACGTGTGTTACCTTTACGTGGAGAAGGAACATGGCAAGAATTTGTTAAAACATCAGCAGAATTTAGCGTTCCTGTACCTGATTTAATAGATGATTTTACAGCTGCTCAAATGTATATCAATCCAGTTACTGCGTGGGTAGTTTGTACAGAAGTTTTAAAATTAAAAGCAAATGATGTTTTATTGGTGAATGCTTGTGGTTCAGCTATTGGACACATTTTTGCTCAATTTTCTAAAATAATAGGTTTTCGATTGATTGGCGTGACAAGAAATAATAAGCATACAGAGAAATTACTTCATCTAGGAGCTTCTGATGTAATAGATACTTCTAGAAGTGGTCTTTATGAAACCGTTATGGAATTGACAAATGGAATAGGTGCAAATGCAGCAATTGATTCGATTGGAGGCTCTGATGGCAATGAATTAGCTACATGTGTCCATCCTTATGGGCACTTCTTAACGATAGGTCTACTATCAGGAATTCAAGTCAATTGGGCACATATTGTAAATGGTGCACAATTGAATGCGAATATGTTTCATTTAAGGAATTGGAATAAAAATGTATCCGTGAGCAAATGGCAAGAAACGTTTACTCATGTGACTAGGCTCATCAATGACAAAAAATTGCGCCTGATGCAGGCCGATTCCACCTATGACTTATCAGATTTAACAAAGGCAATTGACGCTGTTGAAGCTACTAAAAAGACGAACGGTAAAGTATTTTTAACAAGCTATTAA
- a CDS encoding cysteine hydrolase family protein, with the protein MKQLLLIIDAQQALIDGNQETGQIFSKEKLIITINKVINKAIAATVPVIFVRDLDVAEGQGDGFQIHNEITVPTEAKIFDKSATNSFYGTGLLEHLTTQHIEHIVMMGCETQHCIDSAVRTATISGFDVTLVEDGHSTLGNAVLSSEQIIQHHNTTLHGHYNVDHFSIVRNSEEDLFRPTHNSYRDS; encoded by the coding sequence TTGAAGCAACTATTATTAATCATCGACGCACAACAAGCATTGATTGATGGAAATCAAGAAACAGGTCAAATTTTCAGTAAAGAGAAGCTTATTATTACTATTAATAAAGTAATTAACAAAGCAATAGCAGCAACAGTTCCAGTTATTTTTGTGAGGGATCTTGATGTAGCTGAAGGACAGGGAGATGGATTTCAAATTCACAATGAAATTACTGTACCTACTGAAGCAAAGATCTTTGATAAATCTGCAACAAATTCTTTTTATGGGACAGGACTGCTTGAACATTTAACAACACAGCATATTGAACATATTGTTATGATGGGCTGTGAAACACAGCACTGTATAGATAGTGCTGTTAGAACAGCAACAATCAGTGGTTTCGATGTAACGTTAGTCGAGGATGGGCATTCAACATTGGGCAATGCTGTTTTAAGTTCCGAACAAATTATACAGCATCATAATACTACCCTGCACGGTCATTATAATGTTGACCACTTTTCTATTGTTAGAAATTCCGAGGAAGATTTATTTCGTCCCACTCATAATTCTTATCGGGATAGTTAA
- a CDS encoding GNAT family N-acetyltransferase: MKYIECENVTNEEKAHIFQALLKYNLSNLEEKVVKDIGIFVEDEKGTRVAGLIGETHGNWLEVEYLWVSEELRGQHIGTELMDKAEKIARDRGCKYAFLNTFSFQAPDFYVKLGYKEEFVLTHYPLTGKRYYYTKKL, encoded by the coding sequence ATGAAATATATTGAATGTGAAAATGTTACTAACGAGGAGAAAGCGCATATTTTTCAAGCGTTATTAAAATACAATCTTTCAAATCTTGAAGAAAAGGTAGTAAAAGATATTGGAATTTTTGTAGAAGATGAAAAAGGAACTAGAGTTGCAGGGTTAATTGGAGAGACACATGGAAATTGGCTAGAAGTTGAGTATTTATGGGTAAGTGAAGAACTTCGTGGACAGCATATTGGTACGGAACTGATGGATAAAGCTGAGAAGATTGCTAGAGATAGAGGTTGTAAATATGCATTTTTAAATACGTTTAGTTTTCAGGCACCTGATTTTTACGTGAAGCTTGGCTATAAAGAAGAATTTGTACTCACCCATTATCCACTAACAGGTAAGCGATATTATTACACAAAAAAGCTTTAA
- a CDS encoding MFS transporter: protein MSRWKYPLMLLGGIGISNVGAWVYLIALNLILLNETGSPLAIALLYILGPIATIFSNTWAGSLIDRVNTRLLMMGLDMFRALCIAVIPFLPSLIYVYGVAFIINVGSAIFQPTSMVYMTKLIPVKDRQRFNALRSFINSCGSLIGPAIAGILFWLGTPYTAIHINAIALLFSALLIMMLPNVDVRDKETKMQRFSWELIKKDCHVVVNFTKENAYITKIYLLFSGTTIFMTAIDSLEAAFAKGVLSISDTNYGYLLSIFGAGIIIGSIINSIFTKHLAVNHLIGVGTIFTSIGYLVFYSASGFFSAVPGVFLIGFAVTFANTGYLTFYQNHVPIKIMGRFESLFRVIEASIIVAVTIVIGLAAEFTSIRPVGLIGAMFFLFLGLLAWKAVTGTKRQAYFKKEVSSFNN from the coding sequence ATGTCCAGATGGAAGTATCCTTTAATGCTGTTAGGGGGGATAGGCATTTCAAATGTGGGTGCGTGGGTTTATCTGATCGCACTTAATTTAATCCTATTGAATGAAACAGGTTCCCCACTTGCCATTGCTTTATTATATATCCTCGGTCCAATCGCAACGATTTTTTCAAATACTTGGGCAGGTAGCTTAATTGATCGGGTAAATACGCGGCTACTTATGATGGGATTGGACATGTTCCGGGCATTATGTATTGCGGTAATTCCTTTTTTACCTTCGCTTATTTATGTCTATGGAGTAGCATTTATCATAAATGTGGGCAGTGCTATATTTCAGCCAACATCGATGGTGTATATGACGAAACTAATCCCTGTGAAAGATCGGCAACGTTTTAATGCACTACGTAGTTTTATCAATTCTTGTGGTTCATTAATAGGGCCTGCTATTGCGGGTATATTATTTTGGCTGGGCACACCGTATACTGCCATTCATATAAATGCAATTGCATTACTTTTTTCGGCACTTCTTATCATGATGCTACCTAATGTTGATGTAAGAGATAAAGAAACAAAAATGCAAAGATTTTCATGGGAATTAATAAAAAAAGATTGTCATGTAGTTGTTAATTTTACAAAGGAAAATGCTTATATCACCAAAATTTATTTATTATTTAGTGGTACTACGATATTTATGACTGCAATCGATTCTCTAGAGGCAGCATTTGCTAAAGGTGTACTGTCAATTTCAGATACTAATTATGGGTATTTACTAAGTATTTTTGGAGCTGGCATTATCATCGGGTCTATCATTAATTCTATATTTACAAAGCATCTTGCGGTGAATCATTTAATAGGTGTCGGTACTATTTTCACCTCAATTGGATATCTAGTATTTTATAGTGCTAGCGGTTTTTTTAGTGCAGTACCGGGTGTATTCTTAATAGGCTTTGCCGTAACATTTGCAAATACAGGCTATCTAACTTTTTACCAAAATCATGTACCTATAAAGATAATGGGAAGGTTTGAAAGCCTCTTTCGTGTTATTGAAGCAAGTATTATTGTAGCCGTAACGATTGTAATAGGTTTAGCCGCTGAATTCACTTCGATTCGACCTGTCGGCTTAATTGGTGCAATGTTCTTCTTGTTCTTAGGGTTATTGGCTTGGAAAGCCGTAACGGGGACAAAAAGGCAAGCGTATTTTAAAAAAGAGGTATCTTCTTTCAATAATTAA
- a CDS encoding sigma-70 family RNA polymerase sigma factor, whose product MKLERLVKKAQKGNDKAYVMLFQQYEADIYRMAFVYVKNKEDALDLVQEVAYQSFKKISTLKKPEFFKTWLMKITINCALNLINKNKKVIPLNSNLDKIMRTEDEDIALTLSLNKLIDTLQEDEKSVILLKYYDDRTLKEISEILDIPLGTAKSVLYRALDKLRQNFKEVDSYA is encoded by the coding sequence ATGAAACTTGAACGTTTAGTAAAGAAAGCACAAAAAGGAAATGATAAAGCCTATGTAATGCTTTTCCAACAGTACGAAGCAGATATTTATCGAATGGCTTTTGTCTATGTAAAAAATAAAGAAGATGCATTAGATCTTGTTCAAGAAGTGGCCTATCAGTCTTTTAAAAAAATCAGTACATTGAAAAAGCCAGAATTTTTCAAGACATGGCTAATGAAAATAACGATTAATTGTGCCCTAAACTTAATTAATAAAAATAAAAAAGTAATTCCGCTAAATTCAAACTTGGACAAGATTATGAGGACGGAAGATGAAGATATTGCACTGACGTTATCTTTAAATAAGCTAATTGACACTTTACAAGAGGATGAAAAAAGTGTCATTTTACTAAAATATTATGATGATCGGACATTAAAGGAGATTTCCGAGATATTAGATATCCCACTAGGAACCGCAAAGTCTGTCCTATACCGCGCTCTAGATAAGCTTCGTCAAAATTTTAAGGAGGTAGATAGCTATGCATAA
- a CDS encoding DUF3600 domain-containing protein yields MHNHLKQELSQIDIPAEIHERSKLGIKKAKSEKGGKLNRFVKKRLAIAVISASLMIPTGVFAYQALLADELYGSFDNLKKHAANVTMESYLLFNAKLDQAKGDLGKEEYEQFKELLNVFTSAKIEYGNHNGNIDYSQIPVEPLEEIKAAMYEVQPYFDKLNGLPSSKDVLTAEEYEQYIQALMTYETTMAQLGVSSAPDVETMPKEMQQQFIDAQTYLQYVNDKQVEVKIDAGIE; encoded by the coding sequence ATGCATAATCATCTTAAACAAGAGCTTTCACAAATTGACATCCCTGCTGAAATCCACGAAAGAAGTAAATTGGGCATTAAAAAAGCAAAATCTGAAAAAGGTGGTAAATTGAATCGTTTTGTTAAGAAACGATTAGCTATCGCTGTGATTTCCGCTTCGTTAATGATTCCAACAGGCGTATTTGCTTATCAAGCATTACTTGCCGATGAATTATATGGTTCTTTTGATAATCTAAAAAAACATGCTGCAAATGTGACAATGGAAAGTTACTTATTATTCAATGCAAAACTCGATCAAGCAAAAGGTGACTTAGGAAAAGAAGAGTATGAACAATTTAAAGAATTATTAAATGTCTTTACAAGTGCCAAAATTGAATATGGCAACCACAATGGCAACATCGATTATTCTCAAATTCCCGTAGAGCCATTAGAGGAGATTAAAGCCGCTATGTATGAAGTGCAACCATACTTTGACAAATTGAACGGCCTTCCATCAAGTAAAGACGTTTTAACGGCTGAAGAATATGAACAATATATACAAGCCCTCATGACCTATGAAACGACGATGGCACAACTAGGTGTTTCTAGTGCTCCAGACGTCGAGACAATGCCTAAAGAAATGCAACAGCAATTCATCGACGCTCAAACTTACTTACAATATGTAAATGACAAGCAGGTTGAAGTGAAAATTGACGCGGGAATTGAATGA